One stretch of Paenibacillus sp. AN1007 DNA includes these proteins:
- a CDS encoding chemotaxis protein CheW — translation MDEVMQYINFSVGEQIFALRIDEVHEIIRMVEVTTVPFGSPEIRGFASLYGKVVSVVSLRVLLGMPEQEDTSSTRIIVVPYKNGFVPLIVDMVDSVVTYDRFEEPAEEHRRFMIGVFDKIGFCADHRAGILNLDVLLGSLIRS, via the coding sequence ATGGATGAAGTAATGCAATATATTAATTTCTCGGTCGGAGAACAGATTTTTGCACTTCGCATTGATGAGGTTCATGAAATTATCAGAATGGTAGAGGTTACAACGGTTCCTTTTGGAAGCCCTGAAATCAGAGGATTTGCTTCACTGTACGGCAAGGTGGTTTCGGTCGTAAGTCTTCGCGTGCTGCTCGGTATGCCTGAACAGGAAGACACCTCATCTACACGGATTATCGTTGTTCCATACAAGAACGGGTTTGTGCCGCTAATTGTAGACATGGTAGATTCGGTTGTGACGTATGATCGGTTTGAAGAACCTGCTGAAGAGCATCGCCGCTTCATGATTGGTGTTTTCGACAAAATCGGATTTTGCGCAGATCACCGTGCAGGTATTTTGAATCTGGACGTACTGCTTGGCAGTCTGATCCGTTCTTGA
- a CDS encoding alpha/beta fold hydrolase, with product MEKTASAKTTLFMTGSTGFIGRETVKQLVENTDIHMLLLVRSEQRARTVLASYGVKSFERITFIVGDLSLQGLGLAQREHKLVRESNVILHAGGTMDITLEREKAERIFMNGAREIAQLAQDIQVSGALRHFIHVVGFMSPYGQEIEQQERMKVSHAGSQESAYEEMKFQADAYIREHAKQYGYPLSVVNPSTVVGPRPTGETEQTGGIGLLIGAVQKGLMPVVPGGKSFWLPLVENDVVAETLVFLARDEAPLDGTYPLLARKEDSPNMKELLNLITRELDVPKPAGSLPLSLIQRLLSLGGSRISGIPAQSLAFVTDRTFPVHETEALLARMGRSWPDIQEQLPFITADLDYRLLPKPEAERSPTDYIRVRKGNLAMLGWEGEGEPWVIVHGLLQCADDLLPLGAQLRRLTGNPVWIIDMAGFGRSPIHLEHDAFIGQVNALAEVLAAIRGPLRLVGHSVGAAVAAAAVKQSGRTDIRTALLQPAADNARDWRLKQILRLPRRMVRALLRGRSRQSWTRMFNTGSGGQINDSSVTRLGQRVYAYFRSPRIAGAHVDLLRWIHLGQGNRRGLSFWEEYGSFTKTGNTSDRLVVWAAKDREYRFPSGLQAGYKKVEVPYNHYFPVLEYEHTAEILAAWAGESG from the coding sequence ATGGAGAAAACAGCTTCAGCAAAAACGACTCTTTTTATGACGGGCAGTACAGGTTTTATTGGAAGGGAAACGGTCAAACAACTTGTAGAAAACACGGATATACATATGCTTCTCCTGGTTCGCTCCGAGCAGCGGGCCAGAACAGTACTGGCGAGTTATGGTGTAAAAAGCTTTGAGCGGATAACGTTTATCGTTGGGGATTTATCCCTGCAGGGTTTGGGACTTGCACAAAGAGAACACAAACTCGTCAGGGAGTCCAATGTAATCCTTCATGCAGGCGGTACGATGGACATTACTCTGGAGCGAGAGAAGGCAGAGAGAATCTTCATGAATGGGGCAAGAGAAATAGCGCAGCTGGCACAGGATATCCAGGTGAGCGGAGCACTGCGGCATTTTATTCATGTGGTTGGTTTCATGAGTCCTTACGGACAGGAAATTGAGCAGCAAGAACGGATGAAGGTGAGCCATGCGGGCAGCCAAGAGAGTGCATATGAAGAGATGAAATTCCAAGCAGATGCTTATATTCGGGAACATGCAAAACAGTATGGCTATCCTCTGTCTGTCGTAAATCCCAGTACGGTGGTTGGGCCCCGTCCCACAGGTGAAACCGAGCAGACGGGTGGCATCGGACTGCTCATTGGAGCTGTGCAGAAAGGTCTGATGCCTGTAGTACCTGGCGGAAAGTCCTTCTGGCTGCCGCTTGTCGAGAACGATGTCGTAGCAGAGACACTTGTATTCTTGGCCCGTGATGAAGCTCCGCTTGATGGGACGTACCCCCTGTTGGCTCGCAAGGAAGATAGTCCGAATATGAAAGAACTGCTCAATCTGATCACAAGGGAGCTTGATGTGCCTAAACCAGCAGGATCCTTACCTTTAAGCTTGATTCAACGACTCTTGAGCCTTGGCGGAAGTCGAATCAGCGGTATCCCTGCACAATCACTCGCATTTGTTACAGACAGGACCTTCCCGGTACATGAGACGGAGGCGCTTCTGGCACGTATGGGGAGAAGCTGGCCGGATATTCAGGAGCAGCTTCCGTTCATTACGGCCGATCTGGATTACCGCCTTCTGCCAAAGCCTGAAGCTGAACGTTCTCCAACCGATTATATCCGCGTGCGAAAAGGAAATTTGGCCATGTTAGGCTGGGAAGGCGAAGGGGAACCGTGGGTGATCGTGCATGGGCTGCTGCAGTGTGCTGACGATTTGCTCCCGCTTGGAGCACAGCTGCGGCGGCTTACAGGAAATCCCGTCTGGATTATCGATATGGCAGGGTTTGGCCGTTCGCCTATTCACCTTGAACATGACGCATTTATCGGTCAGGTTAATGCTCTTGCGGAAGTTCTGGCTGCAATCCGTGGTCCGCTTAGACTCGTTGGACATTCCGTAGGGGCTGCTGTCGCAGCAGCGGCGGTGAAGCAAAGTGGGCGCACCGATATTCGCACTGCTTTACTGCAGCCTGCCGCAGATAACGCGAGAGATTGGCGTTTGAAACAGATACTCCGTTTACCGCGCCGCATGGTAAGAGCCTTGCTTCGCGGCAGGTCCCGTCAGAGCTGGACACGAATGTTCAATACAGGCAGTGGCGGACAAATCAATGATAGCAGCGTCACGAGACTGGGCCAGAGGGTGTACGCTTATTTCCGATCTCCTCGCATTGCAGGCGCACACGTCGACCTGCTGCGGTGGATTCACCTGGGTCAAGGGAATAGACGGGGATTAAGTTTTTGGGAGGAATACGGAAGCTTTACAAAGACCGGAAATACCTCGGATCGATTGGTTGTCTGGGCTGCCAAGGATCGGGAATACCGCTTTCCAAGCGGTCTGCAGGCCGGGTATAAAAAAGTCGAGGTACCCTATAACCACTACTTCCCTGTGTTGGAGTATGAGCATACAGCGGAGATTCTTGCAGCATGGGCAGGAGAAAGCGGTTGA
- a CDS encoding TetR/AcrR family transcriptional regulator, giving the protein MNRTKAVEVAAQLFLRQGYAYVSMDEVVRVSGVSKSNIYYHFKNKEELLQAVVQFWIAQYESELYLLLSQRERSVEERIHSFLSLLSAGIESRNFEGTCPFVTLYIQAPDSASQAKESISIFFRELVPMVEKLLQQGLERGEFRRGVEPGAAASLFVAALEGSLILAGTSRDLGMIERAARTFCQMLR; this is encoded by the coding sequence GTGAACCGCACCAAAGCGGTTGAAGTGGCCGCGCAGTTGTTTCTACGGCAGGGGTATGCTTATGTCAGCATGGACGAGGTGGTGCGGGTCAGCGGCGTATCCAAATCCAACATCTATTATCATTTCAAAAATAAGGAGGAACTGCTTCAGGCCGTTGTACAGTTCTGGATTGCGCAGTATGAATCAGAGCTGTATCTGCTGCTCAGCCAGCGCGAGCGGAGTGTAGAGGAACGAATCCATTCATTCCTGTCACTTCTTTCGGCAGGTATAGAAAGTCGAAACTTCGAAGGAACATGCCCGTTTGTCACGCTATATATCCAGGCCCCCGACAGTGCATCCCAAGCGAAGGAAAGCATCTCGATTTTCTTTCGAGAGCTTGTACCTATGGTGGAGAAGCTGCTCCAGCAAGGGCTGGAACGCGGAGAATTCCGCAGAGGGGTTGAACCCGGAGCTGCAGCTTCGCTATTCGTGGCGGCACTTGAAGGTTCATTGATCTTGGCCGGAACTTCTCGTGATCTGGGTATGATTGAGCGGGCGGCGCGTACATTTTGTCAGATGCTTCGTTAA
- a CDS encoding ABC transporter substrate-binding protein: MKRMTKLTLLMFIAFSVMLAGCGNGDKSGSPVNTDAQTGGGEAAAGSKTIKIFQYKVEIAEALNRLKTEYESSHPGIKLDIQTVGGGSDYGAALKAKFAAGEQPDIFNVGGYRELDTWLEYLEDLSGEAWAKDVLEVAKEPMTKDGKLYGQPLALEGYGFIYNKDLFAKAGITEIPTTLEQLDQAAKKLQDAGITPFSNGYQEWWVLGNHNVNVAFANQADPVKFIQGLNEGTEKIPGNPVFNDWLNLLDLTLKYSNKNPLTTDYNTQVTLFASGEAAMMQQGNWTQVQIDGINPDLNLGILPMPITNEPNDKLFVGVPNYWVVNKNSQVKPEAKEFLEWLVTSDIGKKYLTKEFKFIPAFSSIQASEEELGDLATDIMKYSQENKTLSWNFNRFPEGVPQEFGSTIQAYVAGKSDKKALLDGLQQNWDSLKKK, encoded by the coding sequence ATGAAAAGAATGACGAAGTTAACGCTGCTGATGTTCATCGCTTTTTCAGTCATGCTTGCGGGTTGCGGAAACGGGGACAAGAGCGGCAGTCCCGTCAACACGGATGCGCAAACTGGCGGCGGTGAAGCAGCGGCTGGCTCAAAAACAATTAAAATTTTTCAATACAAAGTTGAAATTGCAGAAGCCCTTAATCGCCTCAAAACCGAGTACGAATCCTCCCATCCGGGCATCAAGCTGGATATTCAGACGGTAGGCGGCGGCAGTGACTACGGTGCTGCATTAAAAGCCAAGTTTGCTGCAGGCGAACAGCCGGATATTTTTAACGTGGGTGGATATCGTGAACTGGATACCTGGCTTGAATATCTGGAAGACCTGTCTGGTGAAGCTTGGGCCAAGGATGTTCTGGAAGTTGCCAAAGAGCCTATGACTAAAGATGGCAAGCTTTACGGACAGCCGCTTGCACTGGAAGGGTACGGATTTATTTATAACAAGGATCTATTTGCCAAAGCCGGCATTACTGAAATTCCAACAACGCTGGAGCAGCTGGATCAGGCAGCGAAGAAGCTGCAGGACGCAGGCATTACGCCATTCTCCAACGGTTATCAGGAGTGGTGGGTGCTGGGGAATCATAACGTTAACGTAGCGTTTGCCAATCAGGCCGATCCGGTAAAGTTCATTCAAGGATTGAACGAAGGCACAGAGAAAATTCCAGGCAATCCTGTGTTTAACGACTGGTTAAATCTGCTGGACCTGACGCTGAAATACAGTAACAAAAATCCGCTTACTACAGACTACAACACCCAAGTAACGCTGTTTGCCAGCGGCGAAGCAGCAATGATGCAGCAGGGGAACTGGACACAGGTACAGATTGACGGAATTAATCCGGATCTGAATCTGGGCATTCTGCCGATGCCGATTACTAATGAACCAAACGACAAATTGTTTGTGGGTGTGCCTAACTACTGGGTTGTGAACAAAAACTCCCAAGTGAAGCCGGAAGCGAAAGAGTTTCTGGAATGGTTGGTCACTTCCGACATCGGCAAGAAGTATCTGACCAAAGAATTCAAGTTCATCCCGGCATTTAGTTCTATTCAGGCCTCTGAGGAAGAGCTTGGAGACCTCGCGACAGATATTATGAAGTATAGTCAGGAGAATAAAACGTTAAGCTGGAACTTTAACCGTTTCCCTGAAGGGGTTCCACAGGAATTCGGCAGCACCATTCAAGCTTATGTAGCAGGCAAATCGGATAAAAAAGCACTGCTGGATGGCCTGCAGCAGAACTGGGATAGTCTGAAAAAGAAATAA
- a CDS encoding carbohydrate ABC transporter permease gives METTKNYRFGTVITEIIMVFIGILFLIPFYFLFVNSVKTFGDLLTNSAAWPEVFQWGNYANAWEKISFPSALMNSLIVTIISNLLLVLISSMAAYRMVRSNTRFNRILFGVFIAAMVIPFQSIMIPLVTVTSNLGLIDSLGGLIICYLGFGAPMSIFLFHGFVKSVPLEIEEAARVDGSSVYGVFFRIVFPLMKPMYVTVIILNTLWIWNDYLLPSLILQSSNLRTIPIATFALFGQYTKQWDLALPALVLGIMPIIIFFLLMQKYIIQGITAGSVKG, from the coding sequence ATGGAGACGACGAAAAATTATCGCTTCGGTACGGTGATTACCGAGATCATCATGGTGTTTATCGGGATACTGTTTCTGATTCCGTTTTACTTCCTGTTTGTGAATTCGGTCAAAACATTCGGTGACCTGCTTACGAATTCGGCCGCCTGGCCGGAAGTGTTCCAGTGGGGGAATTATGCCAATGCCTGGGAGAAAATCAGCTTCCCGTCAGCGCTCATGAACTCCCTGATCGTCACCATCATCAGCAATCTGCTGCTGGTACTGATCAGTTCCATGGCTGCGTACCGTATGGTTCGAAGCAATACACGGTTTAACCGGATATTATTCGGTGTATTTATTGCCGCAATGGTAATTCCGTTTCAGTCTATCATGATTCCGCTCGTCACGGTAACCAGTAATCTGGGACTGATCGACAGTCTGGGCGGGCTGATTATCTGTTATCTCGGATTTGGTGCACCGATGTCTATCTTTTTGTTCCATGGCTTCGTTAAATCGGTTCCGCTGGAGATTGAAGAAGCGGCTCGGGTTGATGGCAGCTCGGTCTACGGAGTGTTCTTCCGGATCGTATTCCCGCTGATGAAACCTATGTATGTAACCGTAATCATTCTAAATACGCTCTGGATCTGGAACGACTATCTGCTGCCATCCTTGATCCTGCAGAGCTCTAATCTGCGAACCATTCCGATTGCGACCTTCGCGCTGTTTGGTCAATATACCAAGCAGTGGGATCTGGCACTTCCTGCTCTGGTTCTCGGCATTATGCCGATCATTATTTTCTTCCTGCTCATGCAGAAGTATATTATTCAGGGCATTACCGCAGGATCAGTTAAAGGGTAG
- a CDS encoding sugar ABC transporter permease — MKHRKSSQLLQQLVFVGPSVVFFILIIVVPFLLGMVYSFTDWNGVSASVNWVGLDNFVHIFANDPKFQSAFWFTVRFTVIGVILTNVIGFFLAYFLTKPLKTRNVLRTIFFMPNVIGGLLLGFIWQFIFVKGFSAVGDVTGWSFFNLPWLGDEPTAFWGIVIVFVWQTAGYLMVIYISSLTNVSPDLLEAAEIDGASRWQVLRSIILPLIMPGVTICLFLAISWSFKMFDLNLSLTKGGPFGSTESVALNIYNEAFVNNRYGIGTAKAFIFFVIVAIITMIQVRVTKSKEVEA, encoded by the coding sequence ATGAAGCATCGCAAGTCTTCACAGCTGTTACAGCAGCTTGTGTTCGTGGGTCCCTCCGTTGTATTTTTTATTCTCATCATCGTGGTCCCTTTCCTGCTTGGCATGGTGTATTCCTTTACAGATTGGAACGGAGTATCTGCCAGCGTGAACTGGGTAGGACTTGATAACTTCGTGCATATTTTTGCAAACGATCCCAAGTTCCAGTCGGCCTTCTGGTTCACGGTACGCTTTACCGTTATAGGGGTTATTCTTACCAACGTCATCGGTTTTTTTCTGGCCTATTTCCTGACCAAACCACTCAAGACAAGAAACGTGCTGCGCACAATTTTCTTTATGCCTAACGTCATTGGTGGGCTGCTGCTCGGGTTTATCTGGCAATTTATATTTGTGAAAGGGTTTTCAGCGGTAGGTGACGTGACAGGCTGGTCTTTCTTTAACCTCCCATGGCTTGGTGATGAACCGACAGCCTTCTGGGGAATTGTCATCGTCTTTGTATGGCAGACCGCTGGTTATCTGATGGTGATTTATATCTCGTCTTTGACAAATGTGTCACCTGATCTGTTGGAAGCTGCCGAGATTGACGGGGCCAGCCGCTGGCAGGTGCTGCGGAGCATTATTTTACCACTTATCATGCCTGGTGTAACGATCTGTTTGTTTCTGGCAATCTCCTGGTCTTTCAAAATGTTCGACCTTAACCTATCGCTGACGAAGGGCGGACCGTTTGGATCAACTGAATCGGTTGCACTTAATATTTATAATGAAGCCTTTGTGAACAACCGGTACGGCATTGGAACCGCCAAAGCATTTATATTCTTCGTAATCGTTGCGATCATCACCATGATTCAGGTGCGTGTGACGAAGAGCAAGGAGGTTGAAGCCTGA
- a CDS encoding sensor histidine kinase — protein sequence MSKYYSIRTKLIAFMLIATTIPLLASISMTFIQTKTALREQALEENKRLIYQASTNLNNYVDNAARASLAVYNDPNFLRNLAKLPGDYRAVAEVYTTLQTIRSAVPDVFQLYLHSFASNQSTLIANPFPKREERKQAYSDSLHGKTGDGNSDIWVESAHMSHTYGFKAASPDDSPRTVITLHRIIRDIPSPERLGVLAIDLNMNSIAAICSRLYDPAKEQIYVVDGQNRIVYQGHSEVQKASNTDHLQRAAADALQDGRAIAGTALDAAGHFEQDHSMYVYQQLGSSYADWTIVKQIPNETLYARATALTWNNAVIAFAALILVIVATLFISIRITGPLKQLMRYMTQIQAGRLHVDIRLSSRDEFGVLARHFRDMMDTVNNLILREYQLEIANKTHQLRALQAQIQPHFLYNTLQSIGTLALQQQGKRAYTLLSSLSKMLRYSMRDQTRVTLHEEAEHARLYLELQQERFGERLEVHMDFAEDTRSAPIPRMTLQPLIENYFKHGADIQPGKGIISITSRRVDEQWIEIVLMNNGPVIPEDRLAEIRKWLQPEAALSDIPQESTGSESIGLRNVVRRLALNSPPGKPARIEMNNIDPSGVKLQVKLYAGE from the coding sequence ATGTCCAAATATTACAGTATCCGCACCAAGCTAATTGCCTTTATGTTGATTGCAACAACTATTCCGCTGCTGGCATCCATCAGCATGACTTTTATTCAGACCAAAACAGCCCTGCGGGAACAAGCCTTGGAAGAAAATAAACGACTGATCTATCAGGCATCAACCAATCTCAATAACTACGTGGATAACGCGGCACGGGCCTCACTTGCTGTTTACAATGATCCTAATTTCCTGCGAAATTTGGCGAAGCTTCCTGGGGACTATCGCGCTGTTGCCGAGGTATATACCACTTTACAAACGATCAGGTCAGCTGTGCCCGATGTGTTTCAACTCTATCTTCACTCCTTCGCATCCAACCAATCGACGTTGATTGCTAACCCTTTTCCGAAACGGGAGGAACGGAAGCAGGCCTACTCGGATTCACTGCATGGTAAAACAGGGGACGGAAACTCCGATATCTGGGTAGAATCTGCACATATGAGCCATACCTACGGCTTCAAAGCCGCTTCTCCAGATGATTCACCGAGAACCGTAATTACCCTGCACCGGATCATTCGAGATATTCCCTCTCCTGAACGACTGGGTGTGCTTGCCATCGATCTCAACATGAACAGCATTGCTGCCATCTGCAGCAGGCTGTATGATCCGGCTAAGGAGCAGATTTACGTCGTAGATGGACAAAACCGGATAGTCTACCAAGGGCATTCCGAGGTACAGAAAGCAAGTAATACGGACCATCTGCAGCGAGCGGCAGCTGATGCCCTGCAGGACGGGCGAGCAATTGCAGGCACGGCACTCGATGCGGCCGGTCATTTTGAACAGGATCACTCGATGTATGTGTATCAGCAGCTCGGGAGCAGCTACGCAGACTGGACGATCGTCAAGCAGATTCCAAATGAAACGTTATATGCAAGGGCTACTGCGCTTACATGGAATAATGCAGTGATTGCTTTTGCAGCACTTATTCTTGTCATCGTGGCAACCTTATTCATTTCCATACGGATCACAGGTCCGCTCAAGCAGTTAATGCGGTATATGACTCAGATTCAGGCAGGACGCCTGCATGTGGATATCCGTTTGTCGAGCCGGGATGAGTTCGGGGTGCTTGCAAGGCATTTCCGGGATATGATGGACACCGTTAACAACCTGATTCTAAGAGAATACCAGTTGGAGATTGCGAACAAGACTCATCAGCTCAGAGCTTTACAAGCGCAGATTCAACCCCATTTTCTCTATAACACCCTGCAGTCGATCGGTACACTGGCGCTGCAGCAGCAGGGAAAGCGAGCTTATACCTTACTGTCTTCTCTATCCAAAATGCTGCGTTACAGCATGAGGGATCAAACCCGTGTGACACTTCATGAAGAAGCAGAACATGCCCGGTTATACCTGGAGCTGCAGCAGGAACGCTTTGGTGAGCGGCTGGAGGTACACATGGATTTTGCGGAGGATACCCGATCTGCTCCGATCCCTCGTATGACACTGCAGCCTCTCATTGAAAATTATTTCAAGCACGGTGCAGACATACAGCCTGGAAAAGGAATTATTTCAATTACCAGCCGCCGGGTTGACGAACAGTGGATTGAGATTGTACTAATGAACAATGGACCCGTCATTCCTGAAGACAGATTGGCCGAAATTCGGAAATGGCTCCAACCTGAAGCTGCACTATCTGACATACCACAGGAATCGACAGGATCCGAATCTATTGGCCTGCGCAACGTTGTACGCAGACTCGCACTTAACTCCCCACCGGGCAAACCTGCCCGGATCGAAATGAACAATATAGATCCAAGCGGTGTGAAGCTTCAAGTCAAACTATACGCGGGAGAGTGA
- a CDS encoding response regulator yields the protein MKALLVDDEQHVRHAIRLLGHWHDLGINVLLEAADGSEAIEAITAHQPEIILTDMRMPGKDGMVLLEWISAHSPHSKVIVVSGYDDFELVRHAIRHGGMDYLLKPVEADELNSSLRKAVKAREEEDALRIETTKQSIVVNCMRPHYQDRLLTELAVGRGSTSAHIQRLQEELNFPVFIPRCSAAVTSLSHLDADCLAKYRSQPDLLVFSVLNICAEMMRMPAEGVTFRQLNQPDEIVLLHWGSQSSLERILESINDGLEQTIQRRLHFGISTCDNYPAGISAAYLDASSKLWRRNTLHTRQRIHSTLESSAKNKGKRLTAFEESMRVAALSYRASSVSAVVAEWLDPFTKLDIVSAEQLLQWMQELEWMLSRWLDDAEGPLSHDEEGAEDPFPPFAELPFDDEGLLSFPLLRSLLEQRLLAAGKALSAQQHAVSDPMSEIARYMDAHYQEDLSLQQIAARFYLSREYISRKFKQQFGLNWSEYLGKLRINNAKLLLQNPSLRVAKVSEMVGFQDEKYFSKVFKKMEGMTPAEYRKTVCQTGT from the coding sequence ATGAAAGCACTGCTTGTCGATGATGAACAGCATGTCCGTCATGCCATCCGGCTTCTCGGTCACTGGCACGACCTCGGAATTAATGTGTTACTGGAAGCAGCAGACGGGTCTGAAGCGATTGAAGCAATTACAGCACATCAACCGGAGATTATACTGACGGATATGCGTATGCCAGGCAAGGACGGCATGGTACTGCTTGAATGGATTTCAGCTCATTCCCCGCACAGTAAGGTCATTGTCGTCAGCGGGTATGATGACTTTGAACTGGTGAGGCATGCCATCCGGCATGGCGGCATGGACTATTTGCTAAAACCTGTCGAGGCGGATGAATTAAACTCCTCCTTGAGGAAAGCCGTGAAGGCCCGGGAAGAGGAGGATGCCCTGCGTATAGAAACCACCAAGCAATCCATCGTAGTGAACTGCATGCGTCCGCATTATCAGGATCGCCTGCTCACTGAACTGGCTGTCGGCAGAGGCAGCACCTCTGCACACATACAGCGGCTGCAGGAGGAACTGAATTTCCCCGTTTTCATTCCGAGGTGCTCTGCTGCCGTCACCAGTCTGTCCCACCTGGATGCGGACTGCTTGGCTAAATATCGCAGCCAGCCGGATCTGCTTGTATTTTCAGTTCTTAACATCTGTGCCGAGATGATGCGCATGCCGGCAGAAGGCGTCACATTCCGCCAGCTCAACCAACCAGATGAAATTGTACTGCTGCACTGGGGATCTCAGTCCTCGCTCGAACGCATTCTGGAAAGTATCAATGATGGATTAGAACAGACAATTCAGCGCCGGCTCCATTTTGGAATATCCACTTGTGACAATTACCCTGCCGGTATTTCAGCTGCCTATCTGGATGCCAGTTCGAAATTGTGGAGACGCAATACGTTACATACTCGGCAGCGCATCCACTCCACGCTTGAATCATCTGCCAAAAATAAAGGCAAGCGGCTCACTGCATTCGAAGAGTCTATGCGCGTGGCAGCCTTGAGTTACCGTGCTTCCAGTGTATCTGCGGTAGTCGCGGAGTGGCTCGATCCCTTCACCAAGCTGGATATAGTCAGCGCAGAGCAGCTGCTGCAGTGGATGCAGGAACTGGAATGGATGCTCAGCCGATGGTTGGATGATGCGGAAGGCCCGCTCTCCCATGACGAGGAGGGTGCTGAGGATCCGTTCCCTCCTTTTGCGGAACTGCCCTTTGACGATGAAGGTCTGCTTTCGTTCCCGCTCCTTCGCTCTCTCTTGGAACAGCGATTGCTTGCAGCCGGGAAGGCACTTTCAGCGCAGCAGCACGCTGTTTCTGATCCTATGAGTGAAATTGCCCGTTACATGGATGCCCACTATCAGGAGGACTTGTCATTGCAGCAGATTGCGGCACGCTTTTATCTGAGCAGGGAGTACATCTCCCGTAAATTTAAACAGCAATTCGGGCTGAACTGGTCGGAATATCTCGGTAAACTGCGGATCAATAACGCCAAGCTCCTGCTGCAGAATCCCTCACTTCGGGTTGCCAAAGTCTCGGAGATGGTCGGTTTCCAGGATGAAAAGTACTTCAGTAAAGTTTTCAAAAAGATGGAAGGCATGACCCCTGCGGAATATCGGAAAACGGTATGCCAAACCGGAACGTAA
- a CDS encoding bile acid:sodium symporter, translating into MLLKETMEKQQTWFYVIALFAGVWIGLAVPDVGNAMHYAVSPILAVLLYSMFVQIPFTELRASWTNLRFMAALLLVNFILVPVVVWLLALVFPQSPGALIGVYLVMLTPCIDYVIVFTQLGKGNEKLMLAATPFLFVVQMVLLPVYLWLLLGSEGAGMMQTGPFLEAFLLLIVLPLLLAVLTQVFSQKSLSTQRVLYATVWLPVPMMALTLTVVAASQMGKVYQDIGTIVHVIPIYAVFLIIMPLISRIIAKLFRLDTGASRALIFSASTRNSLVVLPLALSLSSEWASIAAAVIVTQTMVELAGELIYIRVVPRVILRD; encoded by the coding sequence ATGTTACTGAAAGAAACGATGGAGAAACAGCAGACCTGGTTCTACGTGATTGCTCTGTTTGCAGGTGTATGGATCGGACTGGCCGTCCCGGATGTGGGAAATGCAATGCATTATGCGGTGTCTCCAATCCTTGCTGTGCTGCTCTACAGCATGTTTGTTCAGATCCCATTTACGGAGCTGAGAGCTTCATGGACCAATCTGCGATTTATGGCTGCGCTGCTGCTGGTTAATTTTATCTTAGTTCCTGTGGTAGTATGGCTTCTTGCACTTGTTTTTCCACAATCCCCGGGTGCTCTGATTGGGGTTTATCTTGTGATGTTAACGCCCTGCATTGATTACGTCATCGTTTTCACACAGCTGGGGAAGGGGAATGAGAAGCTGATGCTGGCTGCGACTCCATTTCTGTTTGTCGTGCAGATGGTTTTGCTTCCCGTCTATCTCTGGTTATTGCTGGGCAGTGAGGGAGCTGGAATGATGCAGACAGGTCCGTTTCTGGAAGCTTTCCTGCTGCTAATTGTCCTTCCGCTGCTGCTGGCCGTATTGACGCAAGTGTTCTCTCAAAAAAGCTTAAGTACACAGCGGGTGCTGTATGCCACAGTATGGCTTCCGGTTCCAATGATGGCTCTTACCTTAACGGTCGTGGCTGCATCGCAGATGGGGAAGGTCTACCAAGACATCGGAACGATCGTTCATGTAATTCCGATTTATGCTGTTTTTTTAATCATTATGCCCCTGATATCCCGGATTATTGCAAAGCTGTTTCGACTCGATACAGGTGCCTCCAGAGCGTTGATTTTTAGTGCATCAACTCGTAATTCGCTGGTTGTTCTGCCTTTGGCGTTATCTCTCTCATCCGAGTGGGCATCCATCGCTGCAGCGGTCATCGTTACTCAGACGATGGTGGAGCTTGCAGGAGAATTGATATATATCCGCGTGGTACCTAGAGTGATCTTGCGAGACTGA